A region from the Canis lupus dingo isolate Sandy chromosome 9, ASM325472v2, whole genome shotgun sequence genome encodes:
- the SP2 gene encoding transcription factor Sp2 isoform X2 translates to MSADPQTSMAATAAVSPSDYLQPAAPSTQDSQPSPLALLAATCSKIGPPAVEAAVTPPAPPQPTPRKLVPIKPAPLPLSPGKNSFGILSSKGNILQIQGSQLSASYPGGQLVFAIQNPTVINKGTRSNANIQYQAVPQIQASSSQTIQVQPSLTNQIQIIPGTSQAIITPSPSSHKPVPIKPAPVQKSSTTTTPVQSGANVVKLTGGGGNVTLTLPVNNLVNTSDSGATTQLLTESPPTPLSKTNKKARKKSLPASQPPVAVAEQVETVLIETTADNIIQAGNNLLIVQSPGGGQPAVVQQVQVVPPKAEQQQVVQIPQQALRVVQAASATLPTVPQKPSQNFQIQAAEPTPTQVYIRTPSGEVQTVLVQDSPPTTAAATSTTTCSSPASRVSHLSGTSKKHSAAILRKERPLPKIAPAGSIISLNAAQLAAAAQAMQTININGVQVQGVPVTITNTGGQQQLTVQNVSGNNLTISGLSPTQIQLQMEQALAGEAQPGEKRRRMACTCPNCKDGDKRSGEQGKKKHVCHIPDCGKTFRKTSLLRAHVRLHTGERPFVCNWFFCGKRFTRSDELQRHARTHTGDKRFECAQCQKRFMRSDHLTKHYKTHLVTKNL, encoded by the exons ATGAGCG CAGATCCACAGACCAGCATGGCTGCCACTGCCGCTGTCAGCCCCAGCGACTACCTGCAGCCCGCCGCCCCCAGCACCCAG GATTCCCAGCCATCTCCTCTAGCCCTGCTTGCCGCAACATGTAGCAAAATTGGCCCTCCAGCTGTTGAAGCTGCGGTGACGCCGCCTGCTCCCCCCCAGCCCACACCACGGAAACTCGTCCCCATCAaacctgcccctctccctctcagtcCTGGCAAGAATAGCTTCGGAATCCTGTCCTCCAAAGGAAACATCCTTCAGATTCAGGGGTCACAACTGAGTGCATCCTATCCTGGGGGGCAGCTCGTGTTCGCTATTCAGAATCCCACTGTGATCAACAAAGGGACCCGATCAAATGCCAATATCCAGTACCAGGCGGTCCCTCAGATACAGGCGAGCAGTTCCCAGACCATCCAGGTACAGCCCAGTCTCACCAACCAGATCCAGATTATCCCTGGCACCAGCCAAGCCATCATCACCCCCTCACCATCCAGTCACAAGCCTGTCCCCATCAAGCCAGCCCCGGTTCAGAAGTCAAGTACAACTACCACCCCTGTGCAGAGTGGGGCCAATGTGGTGAAGCTGACGGGTGGGGGCGGCAATGTGACACTCACTCTGCCCGTCAACAACCTTGTGAACACCAGCGACTCTGGGGCCACCACTCAGCTCCTCACggagagcccccccacccctctgtctAAGACTAACAAGAAAGCCAGGAAGAAGagtctccctgcctcccagccccctgTGGCTGTGGCGGAGCAAGTGGAGACGGTGCTGATTGAGACCACCGCGGACAACATCATCCAGGCAGGAAACAACCTGCTCATTGTTCAGAGCCCTGGTGGGGGCCAGCCAGCTGTGGTCCAGCAGGTCCAGGTGGTGCCCCCCAAGGCCGAGCAGCAGCAGGTGGTACAGATCCCCCAGCAGGCTCTGCGGGTGGTGCAGGCGGCATCTGCTACCCTCCCCACCGTCCCCCAGAAGCCCTCCCAGAACTTTCAGATCCAGGCGGCTGAGCCGACGCCTACTCAG GTCTACATCCGTACGCCTTCAGGTGAGGTGCAGACGGTCCTCGTCCAGGACAGCCCCCCAACAACAGCTGCAGCCACCTCTACCACCACCTGTAGCAGCCCTGCGTCCCGTGTTTCCCATCTGAGCGGGACCAGCAAAAAACACTCGGCCGCAATTCTCCGGAAAGAGCGCCCCCTGCCAAAGATCGCCCCCGCTGGAAGCATCATCAGTCTGAATGCTGCCCAGCTGGCAGCAGCGGCCCAGGCCATGCAGACCATCAACATCAACGGTGTTCAGGTCCAGGGTGTGCCTGTCACCATCACCAACACCGGCG GGCAGCAGCAGCTGACAGTGCAGAATGTCTCCGGAAACAACCTGACCATCAGTGGGCTGAGCCCCACCCAGATCCAGCTGCAGATGGAGCAGGCCCTGGCTGGAGAGGCCCAGCCTGGGGAGAAGCGGCGCCGCATGGCCTGCACATGTCCCAACTGCAAGGATGGGGACAAGAG GTCTGGAGAGCAGGGCAAGAAGAAACACGTGTGCCACATCCCTGACTGCGGCAAGACTTTCCGGAAGACATCCTTGCTACGGGCCCATGTGCGCCTGCACACCGGCGAGC
- the SP2 gene encoding transcription factor Sp2 isoform X3 produces the protein MSDPQTSMAATAAVSPSDYLQPAAPSTQDSQPSPLALLAATCSKIGPPAVEAAVTPPAPPQPTPRKLVPIKPAPLPLSPGKNSFGILSSKGNILQIQGSQLSASYPGGQLVFAIQNPTVINKGTRSNANIQYQAVPQIQASSSQTIQVQPSLTNQIQIIPGTSQAIITPSPSSHKPVPIKPAPVQKSSTTTTPVQSGANVVKLTGGGGNVTLTLPVNNLVNTSDSGATTQLLTESPPTPLSKTNKKARKKSLPASQPPVAVAEQVETVLIETTADNIIQAGNNLLIVQSPGGGQPAVVQQVQVVPPKAEQQQVVQIPQQALRVVQAASATLPTVPQKPSQNFQIQAAEPTPTQVYIRTPSGEVQTVLVQDSPPTTAAATSTTTCSSPASRVSHLSGTSKKHSAAILRKERPLPKIAPAGSIISLNAAQLAAAAQAMQTININGVQVQGVPVTITNTGGQQQLTVQNVSGNNLTISGLSPTQIQLQMEQALAGEAQPGEKRRRMACTCPNCKDGDKRSGEQGKKKHVCHIPDCGKTFRKTSLLRAHVRLHTGERPFVCNWFFCGKRFTRSDELQRHARTHTGDKRFECAQCQKRFMRSDHLTKHYKTHLVTKNL, from the exons ATGAGCG ATCCACAGACCAGCATGGCTGCCACTGCCGCTGTCAGCCCCAGCGACTACCTGCAGCCCGCCGCCCCCAGCACCCAG GATTCCCAGCCATCTCCTCTAGCCCTGCTTGCCGCAACATGTAGCAAAATTGGCCCTCCAGCTGTTGAAGCTGCGGTGACGCCGCCTGCTCCCCCCCAGCCCACACCACGGAAACTCGTCCCCATCAaacctgcccctctccctctcagtcCTGGCAAGAATAGCTTCGGAATCCTGTCCTCCAAAGGAAACATCCTTCAGATTCAGGGGTCACAACTGAGTGCATCCTATCCTGGGGGGCAGCTCGTGTTCGCTATTCAGAATCCCACTGTGATCAACAAAGGGACCCGATCAAATGCCAATATCCAGTACCAGGCGGTCCCTCAGATACAGGCGAGCAGTTCCCAGACCATCCAGGTACAGCCCAGTCTCACCAACCAGATCCAGATTATCCCTGGCACCAGCCAAGCCATCATCACCCCCTCACCATCCAGTCACAAGCCTGTCCCCATCAAGCCAGCCCCGGTTCAGAAGTCAAGTACAACTACCACCCCTGTGCAGAGTGGGGCCAATGTGGTGAAGCTGACGGGTGGGGGCGGCAATGTGACACTCACTCTGCCCGTCAACAACCTTGTGAACACCAGCGACTCTGGGGCCACCACTCAGCTCCTCACggagagcccccccacccctctgtctAAGACTAACAAGAAAGCCAGGAAGAAGagtctccctgcctcccagccccctgTGGCTGTGGCGGAGCAAGTGGAGACGGTGCTGATTGAGACCACCGCGGACAACATCATCCAGGCAGGAAACAACCTGCTCATTGTTCAGAGCCCTGGTGGGGGCCAGCCAGCTGTGGTCCAGCAGGTCCAGGTGGTGCCCCCCAAGGCCGAGCAGCAGCAGGTGGTACAGATCCCCCAGCAGGCTCTGCGGGTGGTGCAGGCGGCATCTGCTACCCTCCCCACCGTCCCCCAGAAGCCCTCCCAGAACTTTCAGATCCAGGCGGCTGAGCCGACGCCTACTCAG GTCTACATCCGTACGCCTTCAGGTGAGGTGCAGACGGTCCTCGTCCAGGACAGCCCCCCAACAACAGCTGCAGCCACCTCTACCACCACCTGTAGCAGCCCTGCGTCCCGTGTTTCCCATCTGAGCGGGACCAGCAAAAAACACTCGGCCGCAATTCTCCGGAAAGAGCGCCCCCTGCCAAAGATCGCCCCCGCTGGAAGCATCATCAGTCTGAATGCTGCCCAGCTGGCAGCAGCGGCCCAGGCCATGCAGACCATCAACATCAACGGTGTTCAGGTCCAGGGTGTGCCTGTCACCATCACCAACACCGGCG GGCAGCAGCAGCTGACAGTGCAGAATGTCTCCGGAAACAACCTGACCATCAGTGGGCTGAGCCCCACCCAGATCCAGCTGCAGATGGAGCAGGCCCTGGCTGGAGAGGCCCAGCCTGGGGAGAAGCGGCGCCGCATGGCCTGCACATGTCCCAACTGCAAGGATGGGGACAAGAG GTCTGGAGAGCAGGGCAAGAAGAAACACGTGTGCCACATCCCTGACTGCGGCAAGACTTTCCGGAAGACATCCTTGCTACGGGCCCATGTGCGCCTGCACACCGGCGAGC
- the SP2 gene encoding transcription factor Sp2 isoform X1, translated as MAATAAVSPSDYLQPAAPSTQDSQPSPLALLAATCSKIGPPAVEAAVTPPAPPQPTPRKLVPIKPAPLPLSPGKNSFGILSSKGNILQIQGSQLSASYPGGQLVFAIQNPTVINKGTRSNANIQYQAVPQIQASSSQTIQVQPSLTNQIQIIPGTSQAIITPSPSSHKPVPIKPAPVQKSSTTTTPVQSGANVVKLTGGGGNVTLTLPVNNLVNTSDSGATTQLLTESPPTPLSKTNKKARKKSLPASQPPVAVAEQVETVLIETTADNIIQAGNNLLIVQSPGGGQPAVVQQVQVVPPKAEQQQVVQIPQQALRVVQAASATLPTVPQKPSQNFQIQAAEPTPTQTFETHSQISLQQAQTTYTPLNVYIRTPSGEVQTVLVQDSPPTTAAATSTTTCSSPASRVSHLSGTSKKHSAAILRKERPLPKIAPAGSIISLNAAQLAAAAQAMQTININGVQVQGVPVTITNTGGQQQLTVQNVSGNNLTISGLSPTQIQLQMEQALAGEAQPGEKRRRMACTCPNCKDGDKRSGEQGKKKHVCHIPDCGKTFRKTSLLRAHVRLHTGERPFVCNWFFCGKRFTRSDELQRHARTHTGDKRFECAQCQKRFMRSDHLTKHYKTHLVTKNL; from the exons ATGGCTGCCACTGCCGCTGTCAGCCCCAGCGACTACCTGCAGCCCGCCGCCCCCAGCACCCAG GATTCCCAGCCATCTCCTCTAGCCCTGCTTGCCGCAACATGTAGCAAAATTGGCCCTCCAGCTGTTGAAGCTGCGGTGACGCCGCCTGCTCCCCCCCAGCCCACACCACGGAAACTCGTCCCCATCAaacctgcccctctccctctcagtcCTGGCAAGAATAGCTTCGGAATCCTGTCCTCCAAAGGAAACATCCTTCAGATTCAGGGGTCACAACTGAGTGCATCCTATCCTGGGGGGCAGCTCGTGTTCGCTATTCAGAATCCCACTGTGATCAACAAAGGGACCCGATCAAATGCCAATATCCAGTACCAGGCGGTCCCTCAGATACAGGCGAGCAGTTCCCAGACCATCCAGGTACAGCCCAGTCTCACCAACCAGATCCAGATTATCCCTGGCACCAGCCAAGCCATCATCACCCCCTCACCATCCAGTCACAAGCCTGTCCCCATCAAGCCAGCCCCGGTTCAGAAGTCAAGTACAACTACCACCCCTGTGCAGAGTGGGGCCAATGTGGTGAAGCTGACGGGTGGGGGCGGCAATGTGACACTCACTCTGCCCGTCAACAACCTTGTGAACACCAGCGACTCTGGGGCCACCACTCAGCTCCTCACggagagcccccccacccctctgtctAAGACTAACAAGAAAGCCAGGAAGAAGagtctccctgcctcccagccccctgTGGCTGTGGCGGAGCAAGTGGAGACGGTGCTGATTGAGACCACCGCGGACAACATCATCCAGGCAGGAAACAACCTGCTCATTGTTCAGAGCCCTGGTGGGGGCCAGCCAGCTGTGGTCCAGCAGGTCCAGGTGGTGCCCCCCAAGGCCGAGCAGCAGCAGGTGGTACAGATCCCCCAGCAGGCTCTGCGGGTGGTGCAGGCGGCATCTGCTACCCTCCCCACCGTCCCCCAGAAGCCCTCCCAGAACTTTCAGATCCAGGCGGCTGAGCCGACGCCTACTCAG actTTTGAGACACATTCCCAAATTTCCCTCCAGCAAGCCCAGACCACCTACACTCCTCTTAAT GTCTACATCCGTACGCCTTCAGGTGAGGTGCAGACGGTCCTCGTCCAGGACAGCCCCCCAACAACAGCTGCAGCCACCTCTACCACCACCTGTAGCAGCCCTGCGTCCCGTGTTTCCCATCTGAGCGGGACCAGCAAAAAACACTCGGCCGCAATTCTCCGGAAAGAGCGCCCCCTGCCAAAGATCGCCCCCGCTGGAAGCATCATCAGTCTGAATGCTGCCCAGCTGGCAGCAGCGGCCCAGGCCATGCAGACCATCAACATCAACGGTGTTCAGGTCCAGGGTGTGCCTGTCACCATCACCAACACCGGCG GGCAGCAGCAGCTGACAGTGCAGAATGTCTCCGGAAACAACCTGACCATCAGTGGGCTGAGCCCCACCCAGATCCAGCTGCAGATGGAGCAGGCCCTGGCTGGAGAGGCCCAGCCTGGGGAGAAGCGGCGCCGCATGGCCTGCACATGTCCCAACTGCAAGGATGGGGACAAGAG GTCTGGAGAGCAGGGCAAGAAGAAACACGTGTGCCACATCCCTGACTGCGGCAAGACTTTCCGGAAGACATCCTTGCTACGGGCCCATGTGCGCCTGCACACCGGCGAGC